One Sparus aurata chromosome 5, fSpaAur1.1, whole genome shotgun sequence genomic window carries:
- the LOC115582042 gene encoding C-C motif chemokine 20-like codes for MASRVAALLLLGVICVGLASGQIAVDCCLKTSDKFLPLSRINGYVIQEAGQGCDKSATVFITKTGRTLCFSHHSKLQWVRGHIEALEARQQAKK; via the exons atGGCCTCTCGAGTTGCAGCTCTGCTCTTGCTGGGTGTCATCTGTGTTGGGTTAGCGTCAG GTCAGATTGCGGTGGACTGCTGTCTGAAGACATCTGACAAGTTTTTGCCTCTCAGTCGCATTAATGGCTATGTCATCCAGGAAGCTGGGCAAGGCTGTGACAAAAGTGCTACTGT GTTCATTACAAAGACTGGAAGGACACTGTGCTTCTCCCACCACAGCAAACTGCAATGGGTGAGAGGTCACATTGAGGCTCTGGAGGCAAGACAGCaggcaaagaaataa